One genomic region from Eremothecium gossypii ATCC 10895 chromosome I, complete sequence encodes:
- the DAP1 gene encoding Dap1p (Syntenic homolog of Saccharomyces cerevisiae YPL170W (DAP1)), producing MSFVKNMLFGGVATSEDPTGLTQDANGEVSKGQSSVEEPIVEGKFFPRTLYKFNGHDDEKIFIAVRGKVYDCTTGRQFYGPSGPYSNFAGHDASRGLATNSFELDAVKHWDQPVDDLSDLSEQQLEALDGWAAHFEKKYPCIGVLVPEPGVNY from the coding sequence ATGTCGTTTGTTAAAAATATGCTTTTTGGCGGTGTCGCTACCAGTGAAGACCCTACTGGGCTAACGCAAGACGCCAATGGTGAGGTGTCTAAAGGACAGTCTAGCGTGGAAGAGCCTATCGTTGAGGGCAAGTTCTTTCCAAGGACCCTTTACAAATTTAACGGCCACGACGACGAGAAGATATTCATAGCAGTTAGGGGGAAGGTTTACGACTGCACTACAGGGAGGCAGTTCTATGGTCCCAGTGGGCCATACTCTAATTTTGCTGGCCACGATGCGTCCCGCGGGCTTGCTACTAATTCCTTCGAGTTGGATGCTGTGAAACACTGGGACCAGCCTGTCGACGATCTTTCGGACTTATCGGAGCAACAGCTGGAGGCACTTGATGGGTGGGCAGCACACTTTGAGAAGAAGTACCCATGTATTGGGGTCTTGGTGCCCGAACCCGGCGTCAATTACTAA
- the OSW1 gene encoding Osw1p (Syntenic homolog of Saccharomyces cerevisiae YOR255W (OSW1)) has translation MRAPPQPRKSRHRLMLQVLRKFHDTVGLQKVRSRWHLHKVHKVSRANGRASTCNKKADGNKKKHGDIPLSPIRLEDIANQPSGIETPKKRRMPLLIASFPRGCAKSPMFNVLEKNKRSKLLLSRRKYKLKTFNGGNDVGMANGKTPRVHAVKREVIQHAHMKVNYHRKGVVNSTCVLVDSQSKRRPEYLTFGQAYSLRLNDYPSLSIRHPVNV, from the coding sequence ATGAGAGCACCCCCACAGCCGAGAAAGTCGAGACATCGGCTTATGCTTCAGGTGTTACGGAAGTTCCACGATACCGTGGGGCTTCAAAAAGTACGGAGCAGGTGGCACTTACACAAGGTTCATAAAGTTAGTCGAGCTAATGGTCGTGCTTCTACATGCAATAAGAAGGCCGATGGTAACAAGAAGAAGCATGGAGATATCCCCTTGAGTCCAATCAGGTTGGAGGACATCGCAAACCAGCCAAGCGGCATCGAAACTCCGAAGAAGAGAAGGATGCCATTACTTATAGCATCTTTCCCTCGCGGTTGTGCAAAATCGCCGATGTTCAACGTGTTAGAAAAGAACAAGAGATCCAAGCTCCTCCTCAGTCGCAGAAAATATAAGCTAAAGACCTTCAATGGCGGCAATGACGTAGGTATGGCCAACGGGAAGACACCAAGGGTCCATGCAGTAAAGCGCGAGGTGATACAACATGCACACATGAAGGTTAACTATCACCGGAAGGGTGTCGTAAATTCCACCTGCGTCTTAGTAGACTCGCAATCAAAACGACGTCCGGAATACTTGACCTTTGGCCAGGCATATAGCTTGCGTCTAAACGATTACCCATCCCTATCTATTCGTCATCCTGTTAACGTATGA
- the MEX67 gene encoding Mex67p (Syntenic homolog of Saccharomyces cerevisiae YPL169C (MEX67)): protein MNGFGNVNQLSTLAAQHQEQSRSKIAVRGWQNATQQDLLNFVARKTRIGIQDSYVQGGQIIGFVNKQDVPALLKFNGIRFAGNALKFEKLDEDGTGATTSNTITLLRNFLMKRYNVQTKMLDLGGLYADPDLTQHGLVSSMSTQSKMFMALMKLAGSEPQLVVESVNLSNNGLKDVNSITSLAQTFPRLRNLCLANNQIARFQSLEVWKNKFRELRELLLMNNPVANDPMYRSEMLRIFPKLVILDNNLVRDEQRLNALYSLPMRLQQFFFENDTLGSSAIDFVTNFLRLWDTDRKQLMALYTPQSQFSVSVDSSIPAATVPEADQSPSFGHYLPSSRNMTKVSSEKSKQERLGMGPDAIGNIFKALPGTKHFLQEQPEKYSLQTWTYSQVGGFVITLHGFFEEVSKPEVENTKSYSYNARHRRYNHGQQNSAQNKLSKKSFDRTWTIVPTQGSVIIASDLLTVRPYAAGAWIRVDEPKKTPTADVSQGAQPVAVPAAGPQIPGPPLTNTMVPQPMGIPSTLQLPPEVQAKLSPIQLQLLNRLHQDTKLNAEYTYMLAEQSGWDYDVALKSFQSSVNNLPRNAFV from the coding sequence ATGAACGGGTTTGGTAACGTCAACCAATTGAGCACACTGGCAGCACAGCACCAGGAACAGTCGCGGTCCAAGATTGCAGTTAGGGGATGGCAGAATGCAACGCAACAGGACCTGCTAAACTTTGTGGCGCGTAAAACGCGGATCGGAATCCAGGACTCATACGTACAGGGCGGGCAGATCATAGGCTTTGTGAACAAGCAGGACGTTCCCGCGTTGCTGAAGTTCAATGGGATCCGGTTTGCTGGTAACGCGTTGAAGTTTGAAAAGCTGGACGAGGACGGCACGGGGGCCACAACGTCGAACACAATCACGCTGCTGCGTAACTTCCTGATGAAGCGGTACAACGTGCAGACAAAGATGCTTGATCTTGGGGGTCTGTACGCGGACCCAGACCTGACGCAGCACGGTCTCGTTTCCTCGATGTCTACACAGTCGAAGATGTTCATGGCGTTGATGAAGCTGGCAGGCAGCGAGCCTCAGCTAGTTGTGGAGTCTGTAAATCTGTCGAACAATGGGCTGAAGGATGTGAACAGCATAACCTCGCTTGCGCAAACATTTCCGCGGCTGCGGAACTTGTGTCTTGCCAATAACCAGATAGCGCGCTTCCAGTCGCTGGAGGTATGGAAGAACAAGTTCCGCGAACTGCGCGAACTGCTTCTGATGAATAACCCGGTGGCAAACGACCCGATGTATCGTTCGGAAATGCTGAGGATTTTCCCAAAACTTGTGATACTGGACAACAACCTGGTGAGAGATGAGCAAAGGTTAAATGCATTATATTCGCTGCCTATGCGACTACAGCAGTTTTTCTTTGAAAACGACACATTGGGCAGTTCAGCAATCGACTTTGTGACCAACTTCTTGAGACTTTGGGATACGGACAGGAAGCAACTCATGGCCCTTTACACGCCGCAATCTCAATTTTCCGTCAGCGTTGACTCTTCTATTCCAGCTGCCACCGTTCCAGAGGCAGACCAGAGCCCATCGTTTGGGCATTACCTACCTTCTTCCCGCAATATGACGAAGGTGTCAAGCGAGAAGTCGAAGCAGGAGCGCCTTGGAATGGGGCCGGATGCAATTGGGAACATATTCAAAGCTTTACCAGGTACAAAGCACTTCCTCCAAGAACAGCCAGAGAAGTATTCTTTGCAAACATGGACATATAGCCAGGTGGGGGGGTTTGTAATTACTCTCCATGGGTTTTTCGAAGAGGTTTCCAAACCAGAGGTTGAGAATACCAAGTCATACAGTTATAACGCAAGGCATAGACGGTACAACCATGGCCAACAGAATAGCGCCCAGAATAAGCTTTCGAAAAAATCCTTTGATAGAACATGGACGATTGTCCCCACACAGGGTAGTGTCATTATTGCATCAGATCTGCTGACAGTGAGGCCATATGCTGCAGGTGCTTGGATAAGAGTAGATGAGCCAAAAAAAACACCAACTGCGGATGTGAGTCAAGGAGCTCAGCCCGTTGCAGTACCGGCAGCAGGCCCCCAGATACCGGGGCCGCCATTGACAAATACAATGGTACCACAGCCAATGGGCATACCATCTACGTTACAGCTTCCACCAGAGGTCCAAGCAAAATTAAGTCCAATACAGCTACAACTGCTTAACCGCTTGCACCAGGATACAAAACTTAATGCCGAATACACATACATGCTAGCCGAACAAAGTGGCTGGGATTACGATGTTGCTTTGAAGAGCTTTCAGAGCAGTGTCAACAACCTGCCTAGGAATGCTTTTGTGTAA
- the SEC63 gene encoding protein-transporting protein SEC63 (Syntenic homolog of Saccharomyces cerevisiae YOR254C (SEC63)): MTLNYEYDESDETWPFFLLTVLLMVLVPATVVQLYRAVRRNVGARDITELQRIQQKYSGAAVQDYQRKHRGQGPADVIFSKRSALIIVGWVLVSYLVNRIASNETLHDSYKNVFDPYELLQVGSGATDREIRSAYRKLSVKFHPDKLAKDLQDTERSVLEEQYVLITKAYKALTDDATRDNFLRYGHPDGPQSTTHGIALPKFLIEGSGSPLVVVTYFLLLALVLPGLVTRWWANTQSYTNKGLNTETASYFVDKLFNNKPSETVDEATIMNWLSHAKEYRSKYPGLTAEAIEGIFQDHIHRRHSGPLEGFKFDIIAKSAVLLHGLLDIAASCRNTEICIAVIETSKSIVQALPASPNAQILQLPNVEKDRFLANSKGENVHTIGKLFTFDDNKIGKLLGIEDPATLKETLYVASQIPHLKVIDAQFKVPGEASVTPSSTPHIVVKVLVRSAKHKMIPATLIPNEKLQESEDFGSLRDPFAVVNEQPLVPATFAPYFPTERHGGWCALVVLQKDGKIIQTPLVMTRLSFANLAKDFDKRTVQDLDAEFNPDDWEVGTIKIPLAQPAPPEKGDYFFRIIIKSTEYFGGDLDFTMPMQVREPVKEDELDDTASIGDDTAQEDSDSDEENELDNEDSDYTDIDTDTEVEDNITTADSVGESPDETEKLTAEE; encoded by the coding sequence ATGACTCTGAACTACGAGTACGACGAGTCGGATGAAACATGGCCGTTCTTCTTGCTGACCGTGCTTTTGATGGTGCTGGTGCCAGCGACGGTGGTACAGCTCTACAGAGCAGTGCGCCGCAATGTGGGGGCACGGGACATTAcggagctgcagcggaTACAGCAGAAGTATAGTGGCGCGGCCGTGCAGGATTACCAGCGGAAGCACCGGGGCCAGGGTCCTGCGGACGTGATTTTCAGCAAACGCAGCGCGCTGATAATAGTGGGCTGGGTTCTTGTCTCGTATCTGGTGAACAGGATTGCAAGCAACGAAACGTTGCACGATTCATACAAAAATGTGTTTGACCCCTACGAACTACTGCAGGTGGGGTCGGGAGCGACAGATCGGGAGATCAGGTCTGCATACCGGAAGCTGTCTGTGAAGTTTCACCCGGACAAGCTGGCAAAGGACTTACAGGATACGGAGCGCAGCGTGCTTGAGGAGCAGTATGTGTTGATCACGAAGGCGTACAAGGCGCTGACGGATGACGCTACGCGGGACAACTTCCTGCGGTACGGGCACCCAGACGGGCCGCAATCCACCACACATGGAATTGCCTTGCCGAAGTTCCTCATTGAGGGCTCTGGGTCGCCCCTTGTTGTCGTTACCTACTTTTTACTGTTAGCACTGGTGCTTCCTGGCCTTGTTACTCGCTGGTGGGCGAACACTCAGTCGTACACGAACAAAGGTCTGAACACGGAGACTGCATCGTATTTTGTCGACAAACTGTTTAACAACAAGCCTTCGGAAACGGTGGATGAGGCCACGATCATGAACTGGCTTTCCCATGCGAAAGAGTATAGATCGAAGTACCCCGGTTTGACGGCGGAGGCGATTGAAGGTATTTTCCAAGACCACATTCACAGGCGCCACAGCGGCCCATTAGAGGGATTCAAGTTTGATATTATTGCAAAGTCTGCAGTACTTCTTCACGGTCTCCTTGATATTGCAGCAAGCTGCAGAAACACCGAAATATGCATCGCCGTGATTGAAACCTCGAAGTCCATTGTGCAAGCGCTGCCAGCTTCTCCAAATGCGCAAATCCTACAATTGCCGAATGTCGAAAAGGACCGTTTCCTAGCCAACAGCAAGGGAGAGAACGTTCACACCATTGGGAAACTATTCACATTTGACGATAATAAGATAGGCAAACTGCTTGGGATTGAAGACCCCGCAACTCTCAAGGAGACGCTCTACGTAGCGTCTCAAATTCCTCATCTGAAGGTTATTGACGCGCAGTTCAAAGTGCCTGGTGAAGCAAGTGTAACTCCCTCATCTACTCCACATATTGTGGTGAAGGTCCTGGTCCGTTCTGCAAAGCACAAAATGATCCCAGCGACTTTGATACCCAATGAAAAGCTGCAGGAATCTGAAGACTTTGGAAGCTTGCGTGATCCCTTTGCTGTAGTTAACGAACAGCCCCTGGTTCCTGCTACTTTTGCGCCTTATTTTCCAACTGAGAGGCACGGTGGTTGGTGTGCTCTTGTCGTGTTGCAAAAGGATGGGAAAATTATCCAAACTCCTCTCGTGATGACCAGACTATCCTTTGCAAATTTGGCGAAAGACTTTGATAAAAGAACCGTTCAGGATCTCGACGCGGAATTCAATCCAGACGACTGGGAAGTTGGCACGATTAAGATCCCACTGGCGCAACCAGCTCCTCCTGAGAAGGGTGACTACTTCTTCCGGATCATTATAAAATCCACTGAATACTTCGGTGGTGATTTAGATTTCACGATGCCTATGCAAGTCCGTGAACCAGTGAAGGAAGACGAGCTGGATGATACTGCGTCTATTGGAGACGACACAGCTCAAGAGGATAGTGATAGTGATGAGGAGAACGAACTCGACAACGAAGACAGCGACTACACAGACATCGACACTGACACAGAAGTCGAGGACAATATCACCACTGCTGACTCTGTAGGGGAGAGCCCTGATGAAACCGAGAAGTTAACCGCGGAAGAATAG
- the NAT5 gene encoding peptide alpha-N-acetyltransferase subunit NAT5 (Syntenic homolog of Saccharomyces cerevisiae YOR253W (NAT5)), producing MSRELVTVDEVYPTAVGTFDVIVKKSSQKEYSDEFGKELFSSKKDDKSTLYSQLAFYGEVAVGAVKARIQDMRGHSAVVIDTLAVLEAYRGKGVGTKLLDYVEKETKPFQPRAIYVTVAASATGELQWYQSHGFELLGDKSGSCENGSQAERNLVKWLV from the coding sequence ATGTCTCGCGAACTAGTTACCGTGGATGAAGTGTATCCAACAGCAGTCGGCACATTTGATGTGATAGTTAAGAAGTCTAGCCAAAAAGAATACTCAGATGAGTTCGGCAAGGAACTCTTTTCAAGCAAGAAAGACGACAAGTCCACACTCTACTCGCAATTGGCGTTTTACGGAGAGGTGGCTGTTGGTGCCGTTAAGGCAAGAATTCAGGACATGAGAGGTCACTCTGCTGTCGTCATAGATACTCTTGCCGTCCTGGAGGCATATCGCGGTAAAGGAGTGGGCACTAAACTCTTGGACTACGTTGAAAAGGAGACCAAACCGTTTCAGCCACGGGCAATATATGTTACCGTTGCTGCAAGTGCAACTGGCGAGTTGCAGTGGTATCAGTCTCATGGATTTGAGCTTTTGGGGGATAAAAGTGGGTCTTGTGAAAATGGCTCACAGGCGGAAAGGAATCTAGTGAAATGGTTGGTATGA
- the MRX4 gene encoding Mrx4p (Syntenic homolog of Saccharomyces cerevisiae YPL168W), which translates to MRKTVSSTFTPFIKLRRLANIWEQPSVATEGMLRHARGYSVARRASQGLRAHDVRGMESMQAKIVEFRTNLKRILALNKIPTDGSPEYTVLLTSCREAGVAEELPLLQKMPILRSKLRDDPFSNAAVRRIINTIEHGQKHARMQAPFPESEFKNTHCRDKATDGSPGDFDQGTSLSAKREQDLKIIQDLLRPVTSPAAPVRKYDWNIQGKKQRPMVKYGDLLPFGNDYRKTQRYRFKYMSLLRDGGENKSSSLETLIYDITRHSAQVTTNETSSLYSIDNKDLFTLINGSSFSPEEMLEVIDRHTAQGWKLVGEVRGEPTKVVFQRKQRTEKPEMRLARVIYTTGALVAGGLLMSYFYI; encoded by the coding sequence ATGAGGAAAACTGTTTCAAGTACTTTCACGCCGTTCATCAAGCTCCGCCGTTTAGCAAATATCTGGGAGCAGCCAAGTGTTGCAACAGAAGGAATGTTAAGGCATGCTAGAGGATATTCGGTAGCTCGTAGAGCTAGCCAAGGACTGCGCGCTCATGACGTTAGAGGCATGGAAAGCATGCAGGCGAAGATAGTGGAATTCCGCACGAATTTAAAGAGAATACTAGCGTTGAACAAGATTCCGACAGACGGGTCACCTGAATATACAGTACTACTCACTTCCTGTCGCGAAGCTGGAGTAGCTGAGGAGCTTCCACTACTGCAAAAGATGCCAATATTACGCAGTAAGCTTCGCGATGATCCGTTTTCGAATGCAGCGGTGAGACGAATTATAAATACCATAGAACATGGGCAGAAACATGCCAGGATGCAGGCGCCGTTTCCAGAGTCTGAATTCAAAAATACACACTGTAGAGATAAAGCTACCGATGGTTCACCTGGTGATTTTGACCAGGGTACGAGCTTGTCTGCTAAAAGGGAACAAGACCTTAAAATCATCCAGGATTTGCTCCGGCCTGTGACCtcgccagcagcgccggTTAGGAAATACGACTGGAATATTCAGGGCAAGAAACAACGCCCGATGGTGAAGTATGGCGATCTACTCCCTTTTGGTAACGATTATCGCAAGACGCAGCGCTACAGGTTCAAGTACATGAGTCTTCTAAGAGATGGTGGAGAAAATAAATCATCGAGCCTGGAAACACTTATTTATGACATTACAAGGCATTCTGCGCAAGTTACAACAAATGAGACATCCTCTTTGTACTCCATTGATAATAAGGACTTGTTTACGCTTATCAATGGTAGCTCCTTCTCCCCGGAAGAAATGTTGGAGGTAATAGATAGACACACTGCACAGGGCTGGAAACTCGTTGGTGAGGTGCGGGGTGAGCCCACCAAGGTGGTATTTCAGCGAAAGCAACGCACGGAGAAACCGGAGATGCGTCTTGCGCGGGTAATATACACAACAGGCGCCCTTGTGGCTGGCGGACTGCTCATGAGCTATTTCTATATTTGA
- the TMA16 gene encoding Tma16p (Syntenic homolog of Saccharomyces cerevisiae YOR252W (TMA16)): protein MPVTKSLSKLQKGMKNKQHTIHPKGRKLQQLNKATIRDEKIQTKKRAHNEKRSNELARVKFIQDAINVEQLKEQLTFTHEQCLLLIREFIGRDDDELEELKKKRRANRPPTSRHQLLEAKKRLELEELRTGFLCPDLTDADNVAFLRRWNGTFGALATLKLVRINERAERVVGGTKPVAQPAAAADVHME from the coding sequence ATGCCTGTCACCAAGTCACTTTCTAAGCTCCAAAAGGGCATGAAAAACAAGCAGCACACCATCCACCCAAAAGGGCGTAAGCTGCAGCAATTGAATAAGGCCACTATCCGTGATGAGAAGATCCAGACTAAAAAGAGAGCGCACAACGAGAAGAGATCAAACGAGCTTGCGCGTGTGAAGTTTATACAGGACGCGATAAATGTGGAGCAGCTTAAGGAGCAGCTGACTTTCACGCACGAGCAATGCTTGCTGCTAATTCGGGAGTTCATTGGGCGTGATGACGATGAGCTGGAGGAGTTGAAAAAGAAAAGGCGAGCCAATAGGCCGCCAACTAGCCGGCACCAACTGCTGGAGGCGAAGAAGCGGCTAGAGCTGGAAGAGTTAAGAACCGGCTTCCTGTGCCCAGATCTCACGGACGCGGACAACGTCGCTTTTCTTCGGCGGTGGAACGGCACGTTCGGTGCATTGGCGACGCTGAAATTGGTGAGGATCAACGAGCGGGCTGAAAGAGTTGTGGGGGGTACGAAGCCTGTGGCAcagcctgcagcagcagcagatgTACATATGGAGTGA